The DNA region GATCCCGGTGACACCCGGCGCGTTTCCCCCGCGCCGTCGAACGGAGACCTCGATGGACGCCAGCGTCGCCCCCCTGTTCCCCCAGGCCAAGGACACTCCAACCCAGCCGACGCCCCCCGTGGCGCGGCCGAGCCGCGCCGAAGCCGAAGCCGCCGTGCGCACGCTGATCGCCTGGACCGGCGACGATCCGACCCGCGAGGGGCTGATCGACACCCCGGCCCGCGTGGTCAAGGCGTATGAGGAACTCTATCGCGGCTACGGCGAGGATGCGGAGGCGTTCCTGGAGCGCACCTTCTCAGAGACCGGCGGCTATGACGACATGGTGCTGGTGCGCGACATCCCGTTCCATTCGCACTGCGAGCACCACATGGTGCCGTTCTTCGGCAAGGCGCATATCGCCTATGTGCCGGTCGACCGGGTGGTCGGCCTGTCGAAGATCGCCCGCATCGTCGATGCCTTCGCCCGCCGGCTGCAGACCCAGGAGCACCTGACGGCGCAGATCATCGGCACCATCGACGAGGTGCTGAAGCCGCGCGGCGTGGCGGTGCTGATCGAGGCCGAGCACATGTGCATGACCATGCGCGGCGTGCAGAAGGCCGGCGCCTCGACGCTCACCACCCAGTTCACCGGCGTGTTCCGCGACGACCCGGCCGAGCAGGCGCGCTTCATGACCCTGCTGCGCCAGGGGCGCGGGTGACGTTTCGCGGTCATACGGTTTCCGGCTGATCAAGCCGGACAACCGTATTCCGATCGCCGAAAATCCCATTATAGAACAAGGGGTTTTCGGCGAGATCGTTTCCGGTATCCCGAAGGGATCAACCGGAAACCGCATCAAGCCCGTATCGCGCGCGGACCGGCCGCAGCGCCATGCCCGCTGCCGCGGCCGGTTCGTTCGCCGCCGGTTCTTGCGCCCAAGGATCATCATGTCCGCTGAATACCAACGCTTCTCGCCGCGCGGCACCGCCGCCGAGATCGAGGAGGGCCTCGCCCTCGCCCCCAAGTTCGATGCCGACGGGCTCGTCACCGCCGTAGTCACCGATGCCGGCGACGGCACGGTGCTGATGCTGGCGCACATGAACGCCGACGCGCTGGCGCTGACCATCGAGACCGGGTTCGCCCACTACTGGTCGCGCTCGCGCAAGGCGTTGTGGAAGAAGGGCGAGACCTCCGGCCATCTGCAGCGGGTGACCGATCTGCGCATCGACTGCGACCAGGACGCGGTGTGGCTGGCGGTGGAGCAGACGGGCGACGCCGCCTGCCACACCGGCCGCAAGAGCTGCTTCTACCGCCGCATCCCGCTCGGCCGGGCGCCCTCGCCCGCGCTGGAGATGGAGTTGGTCGACGGCGAGCGGCGGTTCGACCCGGCCGCCGTCTACCGCCGGACGTGACCGGCTTCGCGCCGTCGTCACATTCGTGGTCTACGTGAATCGCATGCGCCTGCCCCCCGCAGGCCGAGGCATAGATGGACGCCGAACGCGATCTCAATCGCCTGCGCCCGCGGCGGCGCGCTTTCTTCTCCATCATGCGGCGCGGCCGCGCCCGACCGGCTCCGCCGGAAGAGCCTCCGCG from Blastochloris tepida includes:
- the folE gene encoding GTP cyclohydrolase I FolE gives rise to the protein MDASVAPLFPQAKDTPTQPTPPVARPSRAEAEAAVRTLIAWTGDDPTREGLIDTPARVVKAYEELYRGYGEDAEAFLERTFSETGGYDDMVLVRDIPFHSHCEHHMVPFFGKAHIAYVPVDRVVGLSKIARIVDAFARRLQTQEHLTAQIIGTIDEVLKPRGVAVLIEAEHMCMTMRGVQKAGASTLTTQFTGVFRDDPAEQARFMTLLRQGRG
- the hisI gene encoding phosphoribosyl-AMP cyclohydrolase, which encodes MSAEYQRFSPRGTAAEIEEGLALAPKFDADGLVTAVVTDAGDGTVLMLAHMNADALALTIETGFAHYWSRSRKALWKKGETSGHLQRVTDLRIDCDQDAVWLAVEQTGDAACHTGRKSCFYRRIPLGRAPSPALEMELVDGERRFDPAAVYRRT